The following coding sequences lie in one Tichowtungia aerotolerans genomic window:
- a CDS encoding ATP-binding protein, with translation MANYIRRVRVVGLFHQENELVVDFEQTINCIYGVNGTGKTVLINLIVNALRVNATELLSAPFESITILTAAEGKRQPETFLTVSKFEDELQYVFHIDCKLDADSPVGFEQCQEFRSGITYIPSFGSHRRRSLRQLAMPFDDDQVLVSADDLWNVINQHVSLTYVPLLRHSSSNDNHMSSDDSTRFRFATGDDNGNEDPNDRVLKGLQKEFSKRYASAQSDIARRLESLSSIIFEKLFLSEQTAEETSGAQQFVADFIQKGKTDEDSDKVESVVSQIRDLHLGIPESNIRNHYKTWFGMQKELLSANKEYQAMQSAGATYSELERDKVLQSWSAAYFNILATSRVYEKLEDAIQEIQKVFLSKQLVLSPFNRFASEVNYFLSGGKSFSFDDSGQFQFMSYGQELDITDLSSGEKHLVAILGRVCFSSFAVTSTFIADEPELSLHLEWQREILPAIKRLSPNIQIIVATHAPAIISNEANKIDIEECYRNG, from the coding sequence ATGGCCAATTATATACGGAGAGTACGAGTTGTTGGTTTGTTTCATCAAGAGAACGAGCTCGTCGTTGATTTTGAGCAAACGATCAATTGCATATATGGTGTAAATGGGACAGGCAAAACGGTTCTAATTAATTTGATCGTTAATGCTCTTCGGGTAAATGCAACAGAATTATTGAGCGCGCCTTTTGAATCAATAACAATTCTAACAGCCGCTGAAGGCAAGAGGCAGCCTGAGACTTTTCTGACAGTTTCAAAATTTGAGGACGAACTTCAATATGTTTTCCATATCGATTGTAAGCTAGATGCAGATTCCCCTGTTGGGTTCGAACAATGTCAGGAGTTCAGGTCTGGGATTACTTATATTCCTTCTTTTGGGAGTCATCGACGTCGTTCCCTTCGGCAGTTAGCTATGCCATTTGATGATGACCAAGTTTTGGTTTCTGCTGATGATTTGTGGAATGTCATCAATCAGCACGTATCATTAACATATGTTCCCTTACTTCGCCATAGTTCCTCGAATGATAACCATATGAGCTCTGATGATTCCACTAGGTTCCGTTTTGCGACTGGTGATGACAATGGCAATGAAGACCCCAATGATAGAGTTCTTAAAGGGTTGCAGAAAGAGTTCTCAAAGAGGTATGCGTCTGCACAGTCTGACATCGCCAGACGACTAGAATCTTTGAGTTCGATAATTTTTGAAAAGCTTTTTTTAAGCGAGCAAACGGCTGAAGAGACTTCGGGAGCTCAGCAGTTTGTGGCGGATTTTATTCAGAAGGGAAAAACGGATGAGGACAGTGATAAAGTTGAATCTGTTGTCTCTCAGATCCGAGATCTTCATTTAGGGATTCCTGAAAGTAATATTAGGAATCATTATAAAACATGGTTTGGTATGCAGAAAGAACTGCTTTCTGCGAATAAAGAGTATCAGGCAATGCAGTCTGCTGGAGCGACCTATTCCGAGTTAGAGCGCGATAAGGTTCTCCAGTCTTGGAGTGCCGCATATTTCAACATACTTGCTACAAGTAGAGTTTATGAAAAGTTAGAGGATGCTATTCAGGAAATCCAAAAGGTTTTTTTATCCAAACAACTCGTGTTGAGCCCATTCAACAGGTTTGCTAGTGAGGTTAATTACTTTTTGTCTGGGGGGAAAAGCTTTTCTTTCGATGATTCCGGGCAGTTTCAATTTATGAGCTATGGGCAAGAATTAGACATTACAGATCTTTCATCTGGCGAGAAGCACCTAGTGGCAATTTTGGGAAGGGTTTGTTTTTCTTCATTCGCCGTCACATCGACATTTATTGCTGATGAGCCTGAGTTATCTCTTCATTTAGAATGGCAAAGAGAGATTCTGCCTGCGATTAAGCGGTTATCTCCGAACATACAAATTATTGTTGCGACACACGCCCCTGCCATTATCTCTAATGAGGCAAACAAAATTGATATAGAGGAGTGTTATCGTAATGGGTAA
- a CDS encoding DUF4435 domain-containing protein: MGKIPQFTAEENLNRVLMDKKTRYLVVEGASDMPIYSEVVDLLIEKHGLKHRPITVFGGGKPNILKWLDKEDPSNARVILDLDFDDPDEELARDCVYPLNKYSIENYFFDESVIIPLISHLLRRNPDDVSAAISIKELREHWSVELDELLPVLFYYQKVFDGDKERWTSVYLTGDHGDWKIASGRVQALKEQLLADMGIDFSTCKKEFDSAFKSGWCPCINFPGKILMESFHRYLKELCNQERRRSYSLISNTGSLVAHLASRLIRSRDLEPILIQALS, encoded by the coding sequence ATGGGTAAAATTCCTCAATTTACTGCTGAAGAAAACTTAAACCGAGTATTGATGGATAAGAAGACTAGGTACCTCGTGGTTGAAGGGGCTTCTGATATGCCCATTTATTCTGAGGTTGTAGATTTATTAATCGAAAAGCATGGACTTAAGCATAGACCGATAACTGTGTTCGGTGGCGGGAAGCCAAATATTCTAAAATGGCTGGATAAAGAAGACCCTTCTAATGCGCGCGTTATATTAGATCTGGATTTCGATGATCCTGATGAAGAATTAGCGAGAGACTGTGTATATCCATTAAATAAGTATTCAATTGAAAACTATTTTTTCGATGAATCTGTAATAATACCACTCATTTCGCATTTATTACGCAGGAATCCTGATGATGTGTCCGCAGCTATATCCATAAAAGAGCTTAGAGAGCACTGGTCTGTTGAGCTTGATGAGCTGTTGCCGGTCTTATTTTATTACCAAAAAGTATTTGATGGTGATAAGGAGCGTTGGACGTCTGTCTATTTAACTGGTGATCATGGGGATTGGAAAATTGCTTCTGGACGAGTGCAGGCATTAAAAGAACAATTGCTAGCGGATATGGGGATTGATTTTTCTACTTGCAAAAAAGAATTTGATTCCGCTTTTAAATCCGGTTGGTGCCCATGCATAAATTTTCCGGGCAAGATACTTATGGAGTCATTTCATCGATATCTTAAAGAGTTATGCAACCAAGAGCGAAGACGGTCATATAGTCTAATATCAAATACTGGTTCACTTGTTGCTCACCTTGCTTCTCGGTTGATCCGAAGTAGAGATCTGGAACCTATATTGATCCAAGCGCTTTCTTAG
- a CDS encoding potassium channel family protein has product MKFDVPFGRSGTGLRSGLIGIVSVLFSGMIGYHVIEGWRWLDGLYMTVITVSTVGIMEVHPLSDAGRIFTCLLILFGVGVMAYCLTRLAEFMLHRSLTNVLGRRAMKKKIETMKNHAIICGYGRTGSRVVAELQAAGLDFVIIDNSEEVIARLEERGIACVHGDATKEESLAAANIDSADSLVATLETDPDNLYLTLTASGLRPGLRIIARVNDPESTDKFRKAGARRVVSPVASGANQIAQLITRPAMVDLVELVTRKKSIALKVVEHPLEETSEMIGKTLAEARVRQTLGCMVIAIKHLDGDTAFDPGPNTRLQLGDILVGIHQPENSA; this is encoded by the coding sequence ATGAAGTTTGACGTTCCATTTGGGCGGAGCGGCACCGGCCTGCGTTCCGGGTTGATCGGTATCGTTTCGGTGCTGTTCTCGGGAATGATCGGCTACCATGTGATTGAGGGTTGGCGCTGGCTCGATGGGCTGTACATGACGGTCATCACGGTTTCAACCGTGGGCATTATGGAGGTTCATCCGCTCTCCGATGCGGGTCGAATCTTTACCTGTTTGCTTATTCTTTTCGGTGTCGGCGTGATGGCCTACTGCCTCACGAGGCTGGCCGAATTTATGCTCCACCGCAGCCTCACCAACGTTCTCGGGAGACGCGCCATGAAAAAGAAAATCGAAACCATGAAAAACCATGCCATCATCTGCGGCTACGGACGCACCGGCAGCCGGGTCGTGGCCGAGCTGCAGGCCGCCGGCCTCGATTTTGTCATCATCGATAACAGCGAAGAGGTGATTGCGCGACTCGAAGAACGCGGAATCGCTTGCGTTCATGGTGATGCCACCAAGGAGGAAAGCCTCGCTGCCGCCAATATTGACTCCGCCGATTCGCTCGTCGCTACGCTAGAGACCGATCCCGACAACCTTTACCTTACGCTTACCGCCAGCGGCCTCCGACCCGGCCTGCGCATCATTGCTCGCGTCAACGATCCTGAAAGCACCGACAAATTCCGCAAGGCCGGCGCCCGGCGCGTCGTTTCTCCGGTCGCCTCCGGCGCCAATCAGATTGCCCAGCTCATCACTCGCCCGGCCATGGTGGATCTCGTCGAGCTCGTCACCCGCAAAAAGAGCATTGCCCTGAAAGTGGTGGAGCACCCGCTCGAAGAAACCAGTGAAATGATCGGCAAAACGCTGGCCGAGGCGCGAGTGCGCCAGACGCTCGGCTGCATGGTCATTGCCATCAAGCATCTCGACGGCGATACCGCCTTTGATCCCGGTCCCAATACGCGGTTGCAGCTCGGCGACATCCTGGTCGGCATCCACCAGCCCGAAAACAGCGCATAA
- a CDS encoding four helix bundle suffix domain-containing protein, whose translation MSTSPLLPHGGYEKLRAYKVAEVVYDATVVFCDRFVEKSSRTHDQMVQAARSGVRNISEGSGAAATSKKSEMLLTNVARASLSDELLKDYRSFLTQRGLSLWDKDSPKALAMRERLKHDVVEGLPPLKEGRTRLTGLTGLTEFVETAEPEIAANAMVCAVNQAAFLLRRLVERQSRDFVEKGGFTESLYEARTKARAATGDAPECPLCEKEMRKRTAGKGANAGKEFWGCSAYPECRGTLEVGGESDKSDGSDLSDNNSKG comes from the coding sequence ATGAGCACCTCTCCATTATTACCGCACGGTGGGTATGAGAAATTGCGCGCCTATAAGGTGGCGGAGGTGGTGTATGATGCAACGGTGGTGTTTTGCGACCGGTTCGTTGAGAAAAGTTCCCGGACACATGATCAGATGGTTCAGGCGGCGCGCAGCGGCGTGCGTAATATCAGCGAGGGAAGCGGCGCGGCGGCGACGTCGAAAAAGTCGGAGATGCTGCTGACCAATGTGGCGCGGGCGAGTTTGTCTGACGAGCTGCTGAAGGATTACCGAAGCTTCTTGACTCAGCGCGGGCTGTCGCTTTGGGACAAGGATTCGCCGAAGGCACTGGCGATGCGGGAGCGGCTGAAGCACGATGTTGTGGAGGGACTGCCTCCTCTGAAAGAGGGTCGGACTCGCCTGACGGGTCTGACTGGTCTGACGGAATTCGTGGAAACGGCTGAACCGGAAATTGCGGCAAATGCCATGGTTTGTGCAGTGAACCAGGCGGCGTTTTTGTTGCGGCGGCTTGTTGAGCGGCAGAGCCGCGACTTTGTGGAAAAGGGCGGCTTTACAGAGAGCCTCTATGAGGCGCGCACGAAAGCGCGCGCGGCCACCGGCGATGCGCCGGAGTGTCCGCTGTGCGAGAAAGAAATGCGCAAGCGCACGGCGGGAAAGGGCGCGAATGCCGGCAAGGAGTTTTGGGGTTGTTCCGCGTATCCGGAGTGTCGGGGGACGCTGGAGGTTGGGGGAGAGTCGGACAAGTCTGACGGGTCTGACTTGTCCGACAACAACAGCAAGGGATAA
- the carB gene encoding carbamoyl-phosphate synthase large subunit, protein MAKREDIHHILIIGSGPIVIGQACEFDYSGTQACKALREEGYKVSLINSNPATIMTDPATADHTYIEPITPEAVEKIIIKEKPDAILPTLGGQTALNTAMKLVEQGILEKHGVEMIGANYDAIMRGEERDLFKQVMADAGIETLKSFEVHDLTEARRIAEEELDFPIIVRPSFTLGGTGGGIAQNMDELMEIAEGGLKASLTTEVLLEESVFGWKEFEMEVMRDKADNAVIICSIENMDPMGIHTGDSITVAPAQTLTDREYQLMRDASLKILRVIGVETGGSNVQFCIHPETGRMAVIEMNPRVSRSSALASKATGFPIAKLAAKLAAGYTLDELPNDITKETPACFEPSIDYVVTKIPRFTFEKFPSANPMLGVSMKSVGETMAIGRNFKESLQKAFRSLEIGVDGLDLKAEAKLNPDLLDRYLTTTCTERTIAIKTAFKKGYSLEKIAEMTKMDPWFLDNILQIVELEKEILDAAELDETLLRTAKKNGFSDDQIAALRGCKGDDIRALRKEMGIIPVYSLVDTCAGEFQASTPYFYSCYGQLDETRKTDKKSVIVLGSGPNRIGQGIEFDYSCVHTVKALREMGYEAIMVNSNPETVSTDYDTSDKLYFEPLTFEDVMNIYEAEQPIGMIVQMGGQTPLNLADRLLAAGVPILGTSPKSIAAAEDRELFRQLLDKLELKQPQSATALTMEQAKAAAEKIGLPVMIRPSFVLGGRAMMVAYEQEELEPFVQAAFDASPDFPVLIDRFLEHAIEVDVDIVCDGTDVYVGGVMEHVEEAGIHSGDSACSIPPYTLSDDMVAQIKEACTKMALELDVHGLMNTQLAVKDNEFYIIEVNPRASRTVPYVSKATNVPLANIATQVAMGKTLKELGLVGFEPKIKWYAIKEAVFPFNRFAGVDPILGPEMKSTGEVMGIDKCFELAFWKAELAAGQVLPTEGTVFVSCKDRDKDWITDVARELSDMGFKLVATAGTAKVLQDAGLEATVTAKLAEDGTNVIDLMKDKAVHLLINTPSGPVSRVDEIKIRSEAILRGLPIVTTRSGAEATAKAIKYIKANDWNVQSIQDYHK, encoded by the coding sequence ATGGCAAAAAGAGAAGATATTCACCACATCCTGATCATTGGCTCCGGACCGATCGTAATCGGCCAGGCCTGCGAATTTGACTATTCCGGCACCCAGGCCTGCAAAGCCCTGCGCGAAGAGGGATACAAAGTCTCGCTGATCAACTCCAACCCGGCGACGATCATGACCGACCCGGCGACGGCCGACCACACCTACATCGAGCCGATCACGCCCGAAGCGGTCGAGAAGATCATCATCAAGGAAAAGCCGGACGCCATTCTGCCGACCCTCGGCGGCCAGACCGCGCTCAACACCGCAATGAAACTCGTTGAGCAGGGAATCCTCGAAAAACACGGCGTGGAAATGATCGGCGCCAACTACGATGCCATCATGCGCGGCGAAGAACGCGACCTCTTCAAACAAGTCATGGCCGACGCCGGCATCGAAACCCTCAAAAGCTTTGAAGTCCACGACCTCACCGAAGCCCGCCGGATCGCCGAAGAGGAACTCGACTTCCCGATCATCGTCCGCCCCTCCTTTACGCTCGGCGGAACCGGCGGCGGCATCGCCCAGAACATGGACGAGCTGATGGAAATCGCCGAAGGCGGGCTGAAAGCCTCGCTCACCACCGAAGTCCTGCTCGAAGAATCCGTCTTTGGCTGGAAAGAATTTGAGATGGAGGTCATGCGCGACAAGGCCGACAACGCCGTTATCATCTGCTCCATCGAAAACATGGACCCGATGGGCATCCATACCGGCGACTCCATCACCGTCGCCCCGGCCCAAACGCTGACCGACCGCGAATACCAGCTGATGCGCGACGCATCCCTGAAAATCCTGCGCGTTATCGGCGTCGAAACCGGCGGCTCGAACGTCCAGTTCTGCATCCACCCGGAAACAGGTCGCATGGCGGTCATCGAAATGAACCCGCGCGTGTCGCGCTCCTCCGCGCTGGCCTCCAAAGCCACCGGTTTTCCAATCGCCAAACTGGCCGCCAAGCTGGCCGCCGGCTACACGCTCGACGAGCTGCCCAACGACATCACCAAAGAGACGCCCGCCTGCTTCGAGCCGTCCATCGACTATGTCGTCACCAAGATTCCGCGCTTCACCTTCGAAAAATTCCCGTCTGCCAACCCGATGCTCGGCGTCAGCATGAAATCGGTCGGCGAAACGATGGCCATCGGCCGCAACTTTAAGGAATCGCTGCAGAAAGCTTTCCGATCCCTGGAAATCGGCGTTGACGGGCTCGACCTCAAAGCCGAAGCCAAACTCAATCCCGACCTGCTCGACCGCTACCTGACCACCACCTGCACCGAGCGCACCATCGCCATCAAGACCGCCTTCAAAAAAGGATACTCCCTCGAGAAGATCGCCGAGATGACCAAGATGGACCCGTGGTTCCTCGATAACATTCTGCAGATCGTTGAACTCGAGAAAGAAATCCTCGATGCCGCCGAGCTGGACGAAACCCTCCTGCGCACCGCCAAGAAAAACGGATTCTCCGATGACCAAATCGCCGCGCTGCGCGGCTGCAAAGGCGACGACATCCGCGCCCTGCGCAAAGAAATGGGCATCATCCCGGTTTACAGCCTGGTCGACACCTGCGCCGGCGAGTTCCAGGCCTCCACGCCCTACTTCTACTCCTGCTACGGCCAGCTCGACGAAACCCGCAAAACGGATAAGAAGAGCGTCATCGTGCTGGGTTCCGGCCCCAACCGCATCGGACAGGGAATCGAGTTCGACTACTCCTGCGTCCACACCGTCAAGGCGCTGCGCGAAATGGGCTACGAAGCCATCATGGTCAACTCCAACCCGGAAACCGTTTCGACCGACTACGACACCTCCGACAAACTCTACTTTGAACCGCTCACCTTCGAAGACGTCATGAACATCTACGAAGCCGAGCAGCCCATCGGCATGATCGTCCAGATGGGCGGACAGACCCCGCTTAACCTCGCCGACCGCCTGCTCGCCGCCGGTGTTCCAATCCTTGGAACGTCCCCGAAAAGCATCGCCGCCGCCGAAGACCGCGAACTCTTCCGCCAGCTGCTCGACAAGCTCGAACTCAAACAGCCGCAATCGGCCACTGCGCTGACCATGGAACAGGCCAAAGCCGCCGCCGAAAAAATCGGACTGCCGGTGATGATCCGCCCGTCCTTCGTGCTCGGCGGACGCGCCATGATGGTCGCCTACGAACAGGAAGAGCTGGAACCCTTCGTTCAGGCCGCGTTTGACGCCAGCCCGGACTTCCCGGTGCTGATCGACCGCTTCCTCGAACACGCCATTGAAGTCGACGTCGACATCGTTTGCGACGGAACCGACGTCTACGTCGGCGGCGTTATGGAACACGTTGAAGAAGCCGGGATTCACTCCGGCGACTCCGCCTGCTCCATCCCGCCCTACACCCTCTCCGACGACATGGTCGCGCAGATCAAAGAGGCCTGCACCAAGATGGCGCTCGAGCTCGACGTGCACGGACTGATGAATACGCAGCTCGCCGTCAAAGACAACGAGTTCTACATCATCGAAGTCAACCCGCGCGCCTCGCGTACCGTGCCGTACGTTTCCAAAGCCACCAACGTGCCGCTGGCCAACATCGCCACGCAGGTCGCCATGGGTAAAACGCTCAAGGAACTCGGACTCGTCGGCTTCGAGCCGAAAATTAAATGGTACGCCATCAAAGAAGCCGTCTTCCCGTTCAACCGCTTTGCGGGCGTCGACCCGATCCTCGGCCCGGAAATGAAATCCACCGGCGAAGTCATGGGCATCGACAAATGCTTCGAGCTCGCCTTCTGGAAAGCCGAGCTCGCCGCCGGTCAGGTCCTGCCGACCGAAGGAACCGTATTCGTCAGCTGCAAAGACCGCGACAAAGACTGGATCACCGACGTCGCCCGGGAACTGTCCGACATGGGCTTCAAACTCGTCGCTACCGCCGGAACCGCCAAGGTCCTGCAGGACGCCGGACTTGAAGCAACCGTCACCGCCAAACTGGCGGAAGACGGAACTAACGTCATTGATCTGATGAAAGATAAAGCAGTTCACCTGCTGATCAATACGCCGTCCGGACCGGTCTCCCGGGTTGACGAAATCAAAATCCGCTCCGAAGCCATTCTGCGCGGACTGCCGATCGTCACCACCCGCTCCGGCGCCGAAGCCACGGCCAAAGCCATCAAATACATCAAAGCCAACGACTGGAACGTCCAGTCTATTCAGGACTACCACAAGTAA
- a CDS encoding GxxExxY protein, whose translation MTENELSKEIIGAAIEVHRVLGPGLLESVYEEALCYELELRNIPYERQKYRPLNYKERVLKTELRIDLLVGKKVIVEVKAKETVHPVDKSQTLTYLRLSNLKLGLLINFHEPLLKDGITRIVNNL comes from the coding sequence ATGACCGAAAACGAACTTTCAAAAGAAATTATAGGAGCAGCAATCGAGGTTCATCGAGTGCTTGGCCCCGGACTTTTAGAAAGCGTTTACGAAGAAGCCTTGTGTTACGAACTGGAACTGCGAAACATTCCATATGAGCGGCAAAAATACCGCCCCCTCAATTACAAAGAAAGAGTCCTGAAAACAGAACTCCGAATAGACCTGCTTGTCGGCAAAAAAGTCATTGTAGAAGTGAAAGCCAAAGAAACAGTGCATCCCGTTGATAAGTCCCAAACCCTGACCTATCTTCGACTGAGCAATCTCAAACTCGGTCTGCTGATCAATTTTCATGAACCACTGTTAAAAGACGGAATTACACGAATTGTAAACAACCTATAA
- a CDS encoding lysophospholipid acyltransferase family protein yields the protein MKHRPKHVIEYVLLRALLGLANLLPLRAALAIGWLIGRFFFSVLRYRRDKAIARLEEVFGDRLTAKDRKKTAWTSFRNLCFNAVEAARFHKLTPEQIQKMPLYQSIDQVHRKYNADGPLIVATAHMGNWDLAGVASKLDDLPIFSIARRQKNPLTDSLLNKMRNATGMEVVLNDSRVLQNVVKKLKAGNVLAILPDVRQKDSDIQVDFLNGKASLGAGTALFAQMAKCPVIPVVLTRRGWTQHDCRVFEPIAPDPSAGKKEDRARIMQELVSVLDAEIQAHPEQYFWFNKRWVLDPAK from the coding sequence ATGAAACATCGCCCGAAACACGTCATTGAATATGTACTGCTGCGGGCCCTGCTCGGGCTGGCCAACCTGCTGCCGCTGCGCGCTGCGCTGGCGATCGGCTGGCTGATCGGCCGTTTTTTCTTCTCCGTCCTGCGCTACCGCCGCGACAAAGCCATCGCCCGCCTCGAAGAGGTTTTCGGAGACCGTTTGACGGCCAAAGACCGCAAAAAGACTGCATGGACATCATTCCGCAACCTTTGCTTCAACGCCGTGGAGGCCGCGCGCTTCCACAAACTGACTCCGGAGCAAATCCAGAAAATGCCGCTCTATCAGTCCATTGATCAGGTGCACCGGAAATACAACGCAGACGGCCCGCTGATCGTCGCCACAGCTCATATGGGCAACTGGGATCTGGCCGGCGTTGCCAGCAAACTCGATGACCTGCCGATTTTCTCGATTGCCCGCCGCCAGAAAAACCCGCTGACCGACAGCCTGCTCAATAAAATGCGCAACGCCACCGGTATGGAAGTGGTCCTCAACGACTCGCGCGTGCTGCAGAATGTCGTCAAAAAACTGAAAGCCGGCAACGTGCTGGCCATCCTGCCCGACGTCCGCCAGAAAGATTCCGATATTCAGGTCGACTTTCTGAACGGGAAAGCCAGCCTCGGCGCCGGAACCGCCCTGTTCGCTCAAATGGCCAAATGCCCGGTGATTCCGGTCGTTTTAACCCGCCGCGGCTGGACCCAGCATGACTGCAGGGTTTTCGAGCCGATCGCCCCGGACCCGTCCGCCGGCAAAAAGGAAGACCGTGCCCGTATCATGCAGGAGCTGGTTTCGGTACTGGACGCTGAAATTCAGGCGCATCCGGAACAATATTTCTGGTTCAACAAGCGCTGGGTGCTCGATCCGGCCAAATAA
- a CDS encoding anaerobic ribonucleoside-triphosphate reductase activating protein, with translation MHTDQKPADSASPVYAFLEKPSMIDFPGHMCGVFFTSGCNFTCGFCHNAVLMGKKQKTLSWERLDEVCRQFKDEWVDAVCITGGEPTLEPGLLDLIDFFRRRGFKIKLDSNGSRPEILRECLPKVDLVAMDIKAGPSGYEKLAGFPNIEKIKESIQLIMNSGVDYEFRTTVITPFHTDEQMLEAGELIKGAKRYCLQAFVPQDALPGEEFRSLARTTPQRLHELEKLMAPFVDEVIVRGA, from the coding sequence ATGCACACCGATCAAAAGCCAGCCGACTCTGCGTCGCCTGTTTATGCATTTTTAGAAAAGCCCTCTATGATCGATTTTCCCGGTCATATGTGCGGAGTGTTTTTCACCAGCGGATGCAATTTTACCTGCGGGTTCTGTCACAACGCCGTTCTGATGGGTAAAAAGCAGAAAACCCTGTCGTGGGAACGACTCGATGAAGTCTGTCGACAGTTCAAAGATGAGTGGGTGGATGCCGTCTGCATCACTGGCGGAGAGCCGACTCTCGAACCCGGACTGCTCGACCTGATTGACTTTTTCCGCCGGCGCGGCTTCAAAATCAAACTCGACTCCAACGGATCACGCCCGGAGATTCTTCGCGAATGCCTGCCGAAGGTCGATCTGGTCGCCATGGACATCAAAGCCGGTCCGTCCGGCTACGAGAAGCTGGCGGGATTTCCAAACATTGAAAAAATCAAAGAGTCTATCCAGCTCATCATGAACAGCGGCGTGGACTACGAATTCCGCACCACTGTTATCACTCCGTTCCACACCGATGAACAGATGCTTGAGGCCGGAGAACTCATTAAAGGCGCCAAACGTTATTGCCTGCAGGCCTTCGTCCCGCAGGATGCCCTGCCCGGCGAAGAATTCCGATCACTTGCGCGCACCACGCCCCAGCGCCTGCACGAACTCGAAAAACTCATGGCCCCCTTCGTCGATGAAGTCATTGTTCGCGGCGCATAA